Sequence from the Helianthus annuus cultivar XRQ/B chromosome 13, HanXRQr2.0-SUNRISE, whole genome shotgun sequence genome:
TGCTAAACCCGACAAGATTCAAAGCACCCTGTTTTGACGAATCTTCTTCCGCCTGTTTACCCGCAAATCCGATCAGATActtcagaaaaaaaaaaccttacaCCGGTTACATCGTCTTGATATTACCTAGATTGAAAATTGCTAGTGCTATGAATTTTACCATCACCGAAACGAACTGAACTGATCACTTCCACCGTCGTCCTAACGCTACTCCTCGTGATCCTGCTTGTTGACAAGTAAAAGAAACAAAGAAGGCTTAATTGTATTGAGATATTGCTTCAATTGAATTACACAGAGAATAACCACCTCTACTTATACTATAGAACAATGATATAAAAAGAGAAATATAGCTGTCAGTGGCTGTAATTCTTGAAGAAAAGGAAAACATATATTTGACCCTATAATCGTGGGATATGATGTGAATGAGAGCTAATCTTGGCCGTAATCACATTATAATTATAATGTATTttctaacactccccctcaagttgaatAGTGGGATTGCCAAAATTCAAGTTgaattggttttggttttggatTTGGGTTTtttgggttttggttttggttttcggttttttgggttttgttttttttggttttgggttttttgttttggttttggttttgggttttgggtttttggttttttttttttttattttttatttttttttttggttttttgttttttttagaatCTTGGTTTTGGTTGAactggttttgaaaaaaaaaattatcccttttttattatgtttttaaaaaagattttgtttttttaaaaaggttttttttCCCCTTTAAGGCACTTCGCCTCTTAAGGCTTAGTGCCAGGTCCAAAGATTTCCTTTGGAAGCTTCACCATCACCATCCATCTTGGTGCTGTCGTTGCTAGTAGCACTATAGTTGCCTATGGCAGTGGCAACCTTACCCTCTTGATTAGGGTTCTTGGTTTTGTGATTGTCACTCCACCAGTCAGGAAATCCCACGATTCTAAAGTACTTCTCTTTGGTGTGTCCCCTCATATCACAGTGGGTGCACTTGAGGTGCGATTTATCTTTTCTAATTGATGTTCCGTTCTTCTTTTCTGTCCTGCAATATCCTTTGGTTGCGAGGCCTAACCCGTCAGATTCGGTGGCTACTAACCCAACTCTGATGCCTTGTGTATCACTATGAGCCTCTCCTAGAATAGTTTGGTGGGCGGTTTCTTTCTGAACAGCAGCATAGGCCGTCTCTACCGATGGTAAAGGCTCCCACCAGAGTATTTCTCACTTTATAGGATCATATTTTTGGTCAAGGGCATTTaggaattgaaagagcttatgttCTGACCTGATCTTTGTGTAAGTTTTGATGTCTTCTGGGCATTTCATAGGGTTGGGATCGATTCTCTCAATCTCCCCCCATATGCCCTGCAGAGATATCCAGAGAGATTTATTGTTTTGTTTAATCTCATTAGCTTTAACATGGAGATTAAACGCGTGCAATTTGTTTTTTCCGCTGCTGTAAGTAACCACCAAGGCATCCCATAGTGATTTCGCCGTGGGAAACTCGATTAGGTTACCGGCAATTTCTGGTTCAATGTTTTATATTAGCCATGAAAAAACGATCAAGTCTTCTTATTCTCACTGCTCGAAACTTTCATCGCTTGGATCTTGGGGGTCAGAGGTTAAGTGTTTCAATAGATTCTTTGATTTTCCGCCTATGGCGACTTGAATCATTCGAGTCCATAAAGCGAAATTTTGACTGTTAAGTTTGAGATTGATTTGTAGGTTGTCGGATAACTTTGGGTTTTGGGGTTGGATGTTGAGGCCATTCTTGAAAAAGTTGGCTAGTTGGATTGATAAATCGGGACCCGAGTTACCGTCACCAGACATGGCAGCTGGGTTTTTTTCTGGACAAGAATGGAATCTGAAGAATGACGAAGAATAAAAGGTTCAAGGTTCGTGGGCGAACTGTTTGACGAAGAATGAATCTTCGTTGGGGACCTTGTTTGACGAAGAATGAATGGTTTGTTGGGGGGTTTGAAGATTGAATCTTCGTTGGGGGGTTTAACGAAGATTGAATCTTCGTTGGGTGTTTGGTTGAACGATTGATTTGTTTGAGAGTTGATTTTGAACGATTTGGTCTTGCTGGTTTGAGATTGACGAACAAAGTTTTAAAGGATCATAAACTCTGCTTTGATACCATGTTGACAAGTAAAAGAAACAAAGAAGGCTTAATTGTATTGAGATATTGCTTCAATTGAATTACACAGAGAATAACCACCTCTACTTATACCATAGAACAATGATTTAAAAAGAGAAATATAGCTATCAGTGGCTGTAATTCTTGGAGAAAAGGAAAACATATATTTGACCCTATAATCGTGGGATATGATGTGAATGAAAGCTAATCTTGGCCGTAACCACATTATAATTATAATGTATTTTCTAACACTGCTGACCCGAACAATATTCCTTAACTAAACCAACTTGTTTAACCCAAAAACTTTAAACCTTACTCGTTCAAATCAACAAAACCAAAAATTGAATCTAACTCATTCAATCAATCACCACCGATAACGATGAAACCTCCTCATTCAGTCTCTAAAAAAAGTTGGTCAAACCAGTTGAGAAACTAACGAACCAACAAAATTCCCTTGTtgcttttttttgaacggccaacaaaaacctttatttattatttagccAGCGGCTAACACCAAATATACATACACCAAACAGACGCTTACAACCAACTATGGACCAAACCCGAAACTACAGTAAAAAACAATCAAAATACATCAAAAACTCTCCATTGGTCCCATGACATATTCACCTCTTTTGCACGATGCTTTACCCAAATAAAACTTTTCACCTTGATTTCCTCCACAACATTCGCGATGGATTTTGTTTTCCCAACGAACATTAGATCGTTCCTAAGGTTCCAGATACTCCATAAAGTAACTAGACATACCACGTGAAaagccttcttcttcttatccGAGCCACCGAACTTCTGATGAGCATCAAGAATATCCCGTAAACTAAAGGCGATAATCGGATCCGTTTTACACCACTGGAAAACCAGTAGCCAAACAATTTGTGCGAATCCACTTGAGACGAGCAGGTGATCGCTGGTTTCGCAGTATTCTCTACACAGAATACACTCCAGATTATGAATCGTGATTCCTCTCCTTTGAAGTGCTACTCTCGTCGGCAATCGTTCCATGTAAGCACGCCATGCGACCATTCCAACCTTCTTCGGAATCCAATTGTTCCTTTTTACCACATAATCAGGCCGAACACGGTTGAAATCTGCCAATAACATTCTAATATTTCttacctgaaactgacccgaggAGTCCAAGTTCCACCGCCATGAATCCTAGCCTGAAGTGATTGAAAAATTAAGCACAAGGTTCGACAGTTGCTGGAATTCACTCGTTTCGACATCAGAGATCAAGTTCCTCTTCCAAGTCCAAACCCATGTTGTGCCAGAAGGACCTTAACGATTTTTTTCCGCAACCGAGCATTATTTTTCTTTCTCCAGCTGAAATAAGGATGGAAATAAAACCCGTAGAGGAACCGCGGCTGCCCAGACATCCAACCAGAAAAATTTGTTTGCTCGACCTCAAAGCGTCCCTGTGATAACGTTAGAAATATCGACCCCCAGAGATGATAACCTGGCAGAAatgttatatatttgtttccaAGGTCCCGAGATTGAAATTTTTGCCGGTATCAGATTCCATGATCTTGAATTATAATGAATGGCCCAAATTACATTTCTCCATAAACcgtctttttttaattttaaatctCCACCACCATTTCGCTAGCATCGCCAAGTTAGTATCCCTTAACGACCCGAAACCCAAACCTCCATATTCTATTGGTGCTACCACATTATCCCACGCCATCCATGTTCCCTTGTTGCTAGTGGACAAACCCACAACTTGTTTAACCCCAAAGAagattgaaattttttttttcgagaCACCACAACACAAAAACAAAAACGCTTATGTTTGACTTAACTGTTTATTTTTCACTTGTAGGTCTAACAAAAACATTTGTTGACTTTAGAGTTTCTTCTTTTACTAAAAacaaatttcttttgtttttctttagTTGTAGAGAAGAAAAATTATCCTTGTATATTTTATTAAAGGGCCACACAAAGAAAATAAATCCCTCATCAAACAAGGCTTCTTTGTAATTTGCCGGTTCTCAAACAATTTCTAACTTGAAACCTGGTAAGAATTGAACACTGTCCGATCCGATCGAGCAGAACTCGTCTGGTTACACTTTTCGATTGTTGCCGAACAAACAACCTACTTGATGCCCGCCGTCGTAACAATACCGCCGCTGCTCCAACGTACCAGTACCAGCAATCTCAACCAACCTTTTTATTCTTTTCTTTGTCTTCAACTACTAAAAGTTTTACCACCGTAACGATGCTGCACCCCCACTAGGGGTGCTCGCCTTTCTTGGAAACGACTCTCAAAATTGCTAAGCTCTGAAAACAATTGTTGGAAATTAAGCCCTTGATCGAACACAAAAACATGGCTTGAACAAAACGTGTTCGACTCTTTTATTATTTATCGACGAAAAGCACACAAATACAATAAACCTaaccatctatttatacttgACACATTCTAATCCTAACACAAATCAAATTAACAATTATTCTAATTTAAATATAAAAGATTCAATAAATAATTCACCAATAATTATAAAGAACCCGTTTTCATCTTTATCTCTTTAGTTCAAGATTAACGACTTCATTCTTCTTCCATGCCCTGCTAACTCTGGAGTCAGATTAGAATTTATATGGGAATAAATAAGTCGTGTACGTTTTTAATTTTGGGTGAACCAAAAGTCAACTATAAAAAGTTTCCTCGCATCAAAATTGAATATTTAACGGAGCTAATATCAGGCTAGCCTACTTGATATAGACATATGCCTCGTAGAGAAGATTCTCAGGTTCAAATATAGGCAAAGGTAAATATTTTAAGATAATTGGTGTAATAGAGTAGCAATAAATGTTACATCAGTCGAGTTTAGTAGCGAGCTGGTTAAGTTATACATGCTCTATATATATGGTTGAATTATAAATTTTACAAGTGTTTAGGACGCTAATCATAAATTTTGTTTTGGTTGAAACtattattaaaaatatttaatgttATAATCAAGAAATATCTGTTAATtcctatattatataaataatgaTTAGGGTATAAAGCCGTGTGTTATACGCTGTTTTACAATATAGACAATATAATTATATAATCTGTAAAAAAAACTACATACAACTAACGTAACTTTATTATCATATGATAATTCACACAACTAACTTGAAATAAACATAAAAAGTGACTCATCTTATTTAGTTACAGCAAAATACCATAATAGTCCCTATATTACACAGACTGAATACTGAAACATATGTaatacaaacacacacacacacacacatacacacacacatatatatatatatatgggatttttacatatttccccatgCTAAGAAgccttattacatatttacccaatcTTTTAaattaattacatatttccccttcttCCATAAAATTACCTAACTGCCCTTATTTTTAATTACTATCAAACAACCCCTCGTTTTGAGCTACCATGGCTGTTTCTTAAATCAAATTGCAGAAAAAAGAATCCTagaattgtaaaaaaaaaaaaaaagaaaaaaaaatcttgtTTTTTGAGCTAACATGGCTGCTCCTTGATTAATTTTGTATAGAATTTTCAAATTTTGATGTGGCACTTATCATTTAGTTCTAAGTTAGATTGAATTCTTGTCTGTTTTTAGATTAAAGAAAATAATATCGAGTCAAATTCAGAAGCATAGAACAATAAGCACCAGAAAAGAAAACGACAATGATGAGTGGAAATCGGCGGCAAGGTGGTGGTCGGCTGTGGAGTGACGACGGAGGAGGGAATGATGAGCAGCGGTGGTGCCCGGACAACAGGCGGTGGTCCTGGTCAGAGATGGCGGTGGAGGATGATGAGAATGGTGGTGGATGGCGGGAGATGATGAATGACCGAAGAAAATCGATGTTTGtgaattttgtgttattgataaCCGAAGAAAATCGATAACTTGGTACCTTTTATATATTTACCGAGTTGTTTTATGAATAATTTTACAACCATACTGCAAATATAATAGAGCATGACTATGACATTTTGTTTTAGCATTCATATAAAAttttagaaatatatattttatttattgaaCAAGGAAAAAGAAACATGTAATTTATTTTAAAGATTGGGTAATTATGTAATAAATAGTTATTCAATAACTTCATTAAGGGTATAATAGGAATTTAATATGAGAGATTTTAATAAAACggataaatatgtaatatatatggtttagaaaggggaaatatgtaatatatatggtttagaaaggggaaatatgtaattgattttaaggattggataaatttgtaataaatgatcttagcaaggggatatatgtaaataaccctatatatatatatatattctttataTGACTGAAATTACATA
This genomic interval carries:
- the LOC110900815 gene encoding uncharacterized protein LOC110900815 gives rise to the protein MLLADFNRVRPDYVVKRNNWIPKKVGMVAWRAYMERLPTRVALQRRGITIHNLECILCREYCETSDHLLVSSGFAQIVWLLVFQWCKTDPIIAFSLRDILDAHQKFGGSDKKKKAFHVVCLVTLWSIWNLRNDLMFVGKTKSIANVVEEIKVKSFIWVKHRAKEVNMSWDQWRVFDVF